One genomic window of Deferribacterota bacterium includes the following:
- a CDS encoding pyridoxal phosphate-dependent aminotransferase: EKRCNFLYDELLNIFEIDAKPEGAFYIWANISKYSSDSYKFSFDILENTGVATTPGVDFGKNNTNNYIRFAYTKNIDHMKEGIKRLKKYLKI, encoded by the coding sequence TGAAAAAAGGTGTAATTTCTTATATGATGAATTACTCAATATCTTTGAAATTGATGCAAAACCTGAAGGTGCTTTTTACATTTGGGCAAATATATCAAAATATTCATCAGATTCCTATAAATTTTCCTTTGACATATTAGAAAACACAGGTGTTGCAACTACACCTGGTGTAGATTTTGGTAAAAATAATACAAACAATTACATTCGCTTTGCCTATACTAAAAATATAGATCATATGAAAGAAGGCATAAAAAGATTGAAAAAATATCTAAAAATATAA
- a CDS encoding FtsX-like permease family protein, whose translation AKAKPIEATLPDIVEINYARLYRLAFIFGVFLALIGLFISIYEYISKPFNYPFLSYIGVFLIIFGFTFVAPLYLKGVLGVVEKFIKVAFKFVGVIATGDIRGSLHRFSVALISVMISSALIISFFILIHSFEKNLTDWIDKNLNFDVFIKASSCSSNFCFTPLSKKLIGILEDFDEVEDVNKFRVLRGYYRDRPVLLGFGNEDIVKKHTDHVINLGIRKKKELAASEYFRIKYGIEVGDYMNISTPMGKIRFRVREIFKSYSTTTGFLVFDRYWLKKLWSLDDATQLNIYLKKGASTKEFIDKLKSNIPKNLNVDIYDNKSLKKRVLQIFDRTFAITYAIQIIAFIISLIGMINTIFTVIVEKFRSISILRYIGCSYKKIKLIFITSASVVGFAGIIIGALLGAIISFIMIKIVNIVSFGWTIDIFIPFISILGLLFLLYVTIIISVFLPISYIKKIDVKESINT comes from the coding sequence TGCCAAAGCAAAACCAATTGAGGCTACATTGCCAGATATAGTTGAAATAAATTATGCAAGGCTTTATAGATTAGCGTTTATTTTTGGGGTTTTTTTGGCCTTAATTGGCTTATTTATATCAATCTATGAATATATATCAAAACCATTTAACTACCCCTTTTTATCCTATATAGGTGTATTTTTGATTATATTTGGTTTCACTTTTGTTGCACCCTTGTATTTAAAGGGTGTGTTAGGTGTGGTTGAAAAGTTTATTAAGGTGGCCTTTAAGTTTGTAGGTGTTATTGCAACAGGGGATATAAGAGGTAGTCTTCACAGGTTTTCTGTTGCCTTAATCTCAGTTATGATTAGTTCAGCTCTTATAATAAGTTTTTTTATCCTTATTCATTCCTTTGAAAAGAATCTAACAGATTGGATTGATAAAAATCTAAATTTTGATGTTTTCATAAAGGCTTCTTCTTGTTCTTCTAATTTTTGTTTTACACCTTTATCAAAGAAGTTAATAGGTATATTGGAAGATTTTGATGAAGTAGAGGATGTAAATAAATTTAGAGTTTTGAGAGGTTATTATAGAGATAGGCCAGTATTATTGGGTTTTGGAAATGAAGATATTGTGAAAAAACACACCGATCATGTTATAAATCTTGGCATTAGAAAGAAAAAAGAGTTAGCAGCCTCAGAATATTTTAGAATTAAATATGGCATTGAAGTTGGCGATTATATGAATATATCTACGCCAATGGGAAAAATTAGGTTTAGGGTACGTGAAATATTTAAAAGCTACTCTACAACAACAGGTTTTCTTGTATTTGACAGGTATTGGCTAAAAAAATTGTGGTCTTTAGATGATGCAACGCAATTAAATATATATCTGAAGAAAGGTGCCTCAACTAAAGAGTTTATAGATAAATTAAAAAGCAATATACCAAAAAATCTAAACGTTGATATATATGATAATAAAAGCTTAAAAAAAAGAGTGCTTCAGATCTTTGATAGAACGTTTGCTATAACCTATGCTATACAGATTATAGCTTTTATAATATCGCTAATTGGCATGATAAATACAATATTTACTGTTATTGTTGAAAAATTTAGATCAATTAGTATACTCAGATATATAGGTTGTTCTTATAAAAAGATAAAACTTATTTTTATTACCTCAGCTTCTGTAGTTGGTTTTGCTGGTATAATTATTGGTGCTTTGCTTGGAGCTATTATTAGTTTTATCATGATTAAAATAGTTAATATTGTATCCTTTGGTTGGACAATTGATATTTTTATTCCTTTTATTTCTATATTGGGCTTACTTTTTCTTTTATATGTTACAATTATTATCTCAGTCTTTTTACCTATTTCTTATATAAAAAAGATAGATGTTAAAGAATCAATTAATACGTAA